In Eleutherodactylus coqui strain aEleCoq1 chromosome 4, aEleCoq1.hap1, whole genome shotgun sequence, the following are encoded in one genomic region:
- the TOMM6 gene encoding mitochondrial import receptor subunit TOM6 homolog, whose amino-acid sequence MAPSGVEKSAGGRGWMRGAYQFMTDRSDFRRNLLVNLGLFVAGVWAARNMFDIDLMAPQPGL is encoded by the exons ATGGCGCCGAGCGGTGTGGAGAAGAGCGCTGGCGGCCGGGGATGGATGCGCGGTGCCTACCAGTTCATGACCGACAGAAGTGACTTCCGCCG GAACCTCCTTGTGAACCTCGGGCTGTTCGTGGCCGGCGTGTGGGCGGCGCGGAACATGTTTGACATCGACCTGATGGCCCCGCAGCCCGGACTGTGA